A region of Pseudomonas marginalis DNA encodes the following proteins:
- the phnX gene encoding phosphonoacetaldehyde hydrolase, with amino-acid sequence MNYQNPNTLQAVILDWAGTVVDFGSFAPTQIFVEAFAEFDVQVSIEEARGPMGMGKWDHIRTLCDQPQVAERYRQAFGRTPTDDDVTAIYQRFMPLQIEKIAEHSALIPGALDTIGQLRGQGIKIGSCSGYPKQVMDKVVALAATNGYVADHVVATDEVPNGRPWPAQALANVIALGIDDVAACVKVDDTVPGILEGRRAGMWTVALTCSGNALGLTYAQFRALDSATLASERTRIEAMFASSRPHYLIDTITDLPAVIADINQRLARGEMPQSD; translated from the coding sequence ATGAACTATCAAAACCCCAACACCCTCCAGGCCGTCATCCTCGACTGGGCCGGCACCGTGGTCGACTTCGGCTCCTTCGCCCCCACGCAGATTTTCGTCGAGGCCTTCGCCGAATTCGATGTGCAGGTATCCATCGAAGAAGCCCGTGGCCCGATGGGCATGGGCAAGTGGGACCATATCCGCACCCTGTGCGACCAGCCGCAAGTCGCCGAGCGCTACCGCCAGGCATTCGGCCGCACGCCCACCGATGACGACGTGACGGCCATCTACCAGCGCTTCATGCCGTTGCAGATCGAGAAGATCGCCGAACACTCGGCGCTGATCCCCGGCGCCCTCGACACCATCGGCCAACTGCGCGGGCAAGGCATCAAGATCGGCTCCTGCTCGGGCTATCCCAAGCAAGTCATGGACAAGGTCGTCGCCCTGGCCGCCACCAACGGCTACGTCGCCGACCACGTGGTCGCCACCGACGAAGTGCCCAACGGCCGCCCATGGCCAGCCCAGGCACTCGCCAACGTGATCGCCCTGGGCATCGACGATGTGGCGGCGTGCGTCAAGGTCGACGACACCGTGCCAGGCATCCTCGAAGGCCGCCGCGCCGGGATGTGGACCGTGGCCCTGACCTGCTCCGGCAATGCCCTGGGCCTGACCTACGCGCAGTTCCGCGCCCTGGACAGCGCCACGTTGGCCAGCGAACGCACGCGCATCGAAGCGATGTTCGCAAGCTCCCGCCCCCATTACCTGATCGATACCATTACCGACCTGCCGGCCGTCATCGCCGACATCAACCAGCGCCTGGCCCGTGGCGAAATGCCGCAAAGCGACTGA
- a CDS encoding cytochrome b yields MPWKNSDTRYSTMSIALHWLMVVLLAVVYACIELRGQFPKGSGARTLIVEMHFMFGLTVFVLVWLRLFARSLGVAPRIVPAPPQWQSLLATLMHFALYALMIGMPIAGWLIVSAEGHSVMFYGIELPPLIAENKALAKEIEGWHVWFGKAGYWLIGLHALAGIFHHYVMRDNTALRMMPGKRARL; encoded by the coding sequence ATGCCGTGGAAAAATTCCGATACGCGCTACAGCACCATGTCGATTGCGCTGCACTGGTTGATGGTGGTGCTACTGGCGGTGGTCTACGCCTGCATTGAGTTACGCGGACAGTTTCCCAAAGGCAGCGGTGCACGGACGTTGATCGTCGAGATGCATTTTATGTTCGGCCTCACCGTGTTTGTGCTGGTGTGGCTGCGCCTGTTCGCGCGCAGCCTGGGGGTTGCGCCGAGGATCGTCCCCGCCCCGCCGCAATGGCAAAGCCTGCTGGCCACGCTGATGCACTTCGCGCTGTACGCCTTGATGATCGGCATGCCGATTGCCGGTTGGCTGATCGTCAGTGCCGAGGGGCATTCGGTGATGTTCTATGGGATCGAGTTGCCGCCGCTGATCGCTGAAAACAAGGCGCTGGCCAAAGAGATTGAAGGCTGGCATGTGTGGTTCGGCAAGGCCGGTTACTGGCTGATCGGGCTGCATGCGTTGGCGGGGATCTTTCATCATTATGTGATGCGTGATAACACGGCGCTGCGGATGATGCCGGGTAAGCGTGCTAGGCTGTAA
- a CDS encoding 1-aminocyclopropane-1-carboxylate deaminase/D-cysteine desulfhydrase, translating to MGPFDWLPHAPLEPLALEWLNGVELAVLRLDRIDPLISGNKWFKLTQHLAQAQQAGASGIVSLGGAYSNHLHALAAAGKRFGFPTVGLLRGHPQDTPTVLDLKGFGMQLHWLGYAGYRARHAEDFWLPWRAQYPDLYPVPEGGGGMAGALGCGVLVEQARRQLSTVGWADYDAWWLAAGTGTTLAGLALAEAGAHPVYGAMAVPDDHGVAQNVSALVQGGYELLDASRGGFAKVDPLLLDFIETAEQACGVPLEPLYTGKALLALKQQIEAGRFLPGTRLIFVHTGGLQGRRGFTA from the coding sequence ATGGGTCCTTTCGATTGGCTTCCCCATGCACCGCTTGAACCGTTAGCGCTGGAGTGGCTGAACGGCGTCGAGCTGGCCGTGCTGCGCCTGGACCGTATCGACCCACTGATCAGCGGCAATAAGTGGTTCAAGCTCACCCAACATCTGGCCCAGGCGCAGCAGGCCGGTGCCAGCGGCATCGTCAGCCTCGGCGGTGCTTACTCCAACCATCTGCACGCGCTGGCAGCGGCGGGCAAGCGCTTTGGTTTTCCCACCGTCGGCCTGTTGCGTGGTCACCCTCAAGACACCCCCACAGTCCTCGATCTGAAAGGCTTTGGCATGCAGTTGCATTGGCTGGGCTATGCCGGCTACCGCGCGCGCCACGCGGAGGATTTCTGGTTGCCGTGGCGCGCGCAATATCCCGATCTTTACCCCGTGCCCGAAGGCGGCGGCGGGATGGCCGGGGCATTGGGTTGCGGGGTCTTGGTCGAGCAGGCACGCCGGCAATTGAGCACCGTGGGCTGGGCCGATTACGATGCCTGGTGGTTGGCGGCAGGCACCGGTACGACGTTGGCGGGGTTGGCGTTGGCGGAGGCGGGCGCGCATCCGGTGTATGGCGCCATGGCGGTACCGGATGATCATGGTGTGGCACAGAACGTGAGTGCCCTGGTGCAGGGTGGTTATGAATTGCTGGACGCCAGTCGGGGCGGTTTTGCCAAGGTAGATCCGCTGCTACTGGACTTTATCGAGACCGCTGAACAGGCCTGCGGTGTACCGCTGGAACCGCTCTATACCGGCAAGGCGTTGTTGGCGTTGAAGCAGCAGATCGAGGCCGGGCGGTTCTTACCCGGCACTCGCCTGATCTTCGTGCATACCGGCGGCTTGCAAGGCCGCCGAGGGTTTACAGCCTAG
- a CDS encoding NADPH-dependent 2,4-dienoyl-CoA reductase, producing the protein MTAAAYPHLLAPLDLGFTTLRNRTLMGSMHTGLEEKPGGFERMAAYFAERARGGVGLMVTGGIGPNDEGGVYSGAAKLTTEEEAQKHRIVTQAVHEAGGKICMQILHAGRYAYSPKQVAPSAIQAPINPFKPKELDEEGIEKQIQDFVTCSLLAQVAEYDGVEIMGSEGYFINQFLAAHTNHRTDRWGGSYENRMRLAVEIVHRVREAVGPNFIIIFRLSMLDLVEGGSTWEEIVQLAKAIEQAGATIINTGIGWHEARIPTIATKVPRGAFSKVTAKLRGAVQIPLITTNRINTPEIAEQILAEGDADMVSMARPFLADPEFVNKAAAGRADEINTCIGCNQACLDHTFGGKLTTCLVNPRACYETELNYLPVKQIKKIAVVGAGPAGLAAATVAAERGHQVTLFDSASEIGGQFNIAKRVPGKEEFFETLRYFNRKLQTTHVELCLNTRVDTAQLVAGGYDEIVLATGIAPRTPAIPGVENAKVLNYLDVILERKPVGKRVAVIGAGGIGFDVSEFLVHEGVSTSLDREAFWKEWGIDTQLQARGGVAGIKPQPHAPARDVFLLQRKASKVGDGLGKTTGWIHRTGLKNKRVQMLNSVEYLKIDDDGLHIRIGAEGEPQLLAVDNIVICAGQDPLRELQDGLVAAGQNVHLIGGADVAAELDAKRAINQGSRLAAEL; encoded by the coding sequence ATGACCGCTGCTGCCTACCCGCACCTGCTGGCCCCGTTGGACCTGGGTTTTACCACCTTGCGCAACCGCACCCTGATGGGCTCGATGCACACGGGCCTGGAAGAAAAGCCCGGTGGGTTCGAGCGCATGGCGGCCTACTTTGCCGAGCGCGCCCGTGGCGGCGTGGGCCTGATGGTCACTGGCGGCATTGGCCCGAATGATGAAGGCGGGGTGTATTCCGGCGCGGCCAAGCTCACCACCGAAGAAGAAGCGCAGAAGCACAGGATCGTCACGCAGGCCGTGCATGAGGCGGGCGGCAAGATCTGCATGCAGATCCTCCACGCCGGCCGTTATGCGTACAGCCCAAAACAGGTGGCGCCGAGTGCGATCCAGGCGCCGATCAACCCGTTCAAGCCCAAGGAGCTGGACGAGGAAGGCATCGAGAAGCAAATCCAGGATTTCGTCACCTGCTCGCTGCTGGCCCAGGTCGCCGAGTACGACGGCGTGGAAATCATGGGTTCCGAAGGTTACTTCATCAACCAGTTCCTCGCCGCCCACACCAACCACCGCACCGACCGTTGGGGCGGCAGCTACGAAAACCGTATGCGCCTGGCGGTGGAGATCGTGCACCGCGTGCGTGAAGCGGTGGGCCCGAACTTCATCATTATCTTCCGCCTGTCGATGCTCGACCTGGTGGAAGGCGGCAGCACTTGGGAAGAAATTGTGCAGTTGGCCAAGGCCATCGAGCAGGCCGGCGCGACCATCATCAACACCGGCATCGGCTGGCACGAAGCGCGTATCCCGACCATCGCCACCAAAGTACCCCGTGGCGCGTTCAGCAAAGTCACGGCCAAATTGCGCGGTGCGGTGCAGATCCCGCTGATCACCACCAACCGCATCAACACACCGGAGATTGCCGAGCAGATCCTCGCCGAAGGCGATGCCGACATGGTCTCGATGGCGCGGCCTTTCCTCGCCGACCCCGAGTTCGTCAACAAGGCCGCCGCCGGCCGCGCCGATGAAATCAACACCTGCATCGGCTGCAACCAGGCTTGCCTGGACCACACCTTTGGCGGCAAGTTGACCACCTGCCTGGTCAACCCGCGGGCCTGCTATGAAACCGAACTCAACTACCTGCCGGTCAAGCAGATCAAGAAAATCGCCGTGGTCGGTGCCGGCCCCGCAGGCCTGGCCGCCGCCACCGTGGCGGCTGAGCGTGGCCACCAGGTGACCTTATTCGATTCGGCCAGTGAGATCGGCGGCCAATTCAATATCGCCAAGCGCGTACCGGGCAAGGAAGAGTTTTTCGAAACCCTGCGCTACTTCAATCGCAAGTTGCAGACCACCCACGTCGAGCTGTGCCTCAACACCCGTGTCGACACCGCACAACTGGTGGCGGGCGGTTACGACGAGATCGTCCTGGCCACCGGCATTGCGCCGCGCACGCCGGCGATTCCGGGCGTTGAAAATGCCAAAGTGCTGAACTACCTGGACGTGATCCTCGAGCGCAAGCCGGTGGGCAAGCGCGTCGCGGTGATCGGCGCCGGCGGCATTGGTTTTGACGTGTCGGAATTCCTCGTGCATGAAGGCGTGTCTACCAGCCTCGACCGCGAAGCGTTCTGGAAAGAGTGGGGCATCGACACCCAGTTGCAAGCCCGTGGCGGTGTGGCCGGGATCAAGCCGCAACCCCATGCCCCGGCCCGTGATGTGTTCCTGTTGCAACGCAAGGCTTCCAAGGTCGGCGACGGCCTGGGCAAGACCACCGGCTGGATCCACCGTACCGGCTTGAAGAACAAGCGCGTGCAGATGCTTAACAGCGTCGAGTACCTGAAGATCGACGATGACGGCCTGCATATCCGCATCGGTGCCGAAGGTGAGCCGCAGCTGTTGGCCGTGGACAACATCGTCATCTGCGCCGGGCAAGACCCGCTGCGCGAGTTGCAGGACGGCCTGGTCGCCGCAGGGCAGAACGTGCACCTGATCGGCGGCGCCGATGTGGCGGCCGAGCTGGACGCCAAGCGCGCCATCAACCAAGGCTCACGGCTCGCCGCCGAGCTGTAA
- a CDS encoding carbon-nitrogen hydrolase family protein: MRKLLAFTVSMALVAAVAAYLVWTQERPVGHYLSDLRITLAVNEGLPADRGNLLGIQPELFPADYQSLERLHLKLAAYLQNARDQGLINEKTIVVLPEHIGTWLMLTGEKNEVYQALHVKDAMNWLSVSNPLLFARAWISATGDNRTDDAYLRMKASGMARDYQVLFGGLAKEFGVTLVAGSIALPNPSVSQGQLQVGHGALYNASVVFAADGLPLGDPQRQLYPIYDERGFIEPGDENIVSVVDTPAGRLGVLVGSDSWYPDNYRKLNEQGAQLIAVPAFVLGRDTWDRPWRGFKSVSTPPEISLKPEELSEGEAWRRLTLISQQPVSQATAGMSVFLRGQFWDLGTAGHSFLSSYGQISADGDARGARLLNIWL; encoded by the coding sequence ATGCGTAAACTTCTCGCTTTTACCGTCTCCATGGCCCTGGTTGCCGCAGTCGCCGCGTATCTGGTCTGGACCCAGGAGCGCCCCGTGGGGCATTACCTGTCGGACCTGCGCATCACCCTCGCCGTCAACGAAGGCCTGCCCGCCGATCGCGGCAACTTGCTGGGCATCCAGCCGGAGCTGTTTCCCGCCGATTACCAGAGCCTGGAACGCCTGCACCTGAAGCTCGCGGCCTATCTGCAAAATGCCCGGGACCAGGGGTTGATCAACGAAAAAACCATCGTGGTGCTGCCTGAACATATCGGCACCTGGCTGATGTTGACCGGTGAAAAAAATGAGGTGTACCAGGCGCTGCACGTGAAGGATGCGATGAACTGGCTGTCAGTCAGCAACCCGCTGCTGTTTGCCCGTGCCTGGATCAGCGCAACCGGCGATAACCGCACCGATGACGCCTACCTGCGCATGAAAGCCTCCGGCATGGCGCGGGACTATCAGGTGCTGTTCGGCGGCCTGGCCAAGGAGTTTGGTGTCACGCTGGTGGCCGGCTCCATCGCCCTGCCCAACCCCAGCGTCAGCCAGGGCCAACTGCAGGTCGGCCATGGCGCCTTGTACAACGCCAGCGTGGTGTTCGCGGCGGACGGATTGCCCCTCGGTGATCCCCAGCGCCAGCTTTATCCGATCTACGATGAACGCGGTTTTATCGAACCCGGTGACGAAAACATCGTCAGCGTGGTCGACACCCCGGCCGGGCGCCTCGGCGTATTGGTCGGCAGTGACAGCTGGTACCCGGACAACTATCGCAAGCTCAACGAGCAAGGTGCGCAACTGATTGCGGTACCGGCCTTTGTGCTGGGTCGCGATACCTGGGATCGACCATGGCGCGGCTTCAAGAGCGTGTCCACGCCACCGGAAATCAGCCTCAAGCCTGAAGAACTCAGCGAAGGTGAGGCCTGGCGGCGCCTGACGCTGATCAGCCAGCAACCCGTCAGCCAGGCAACCGCTGGCATGAGCGTATTCCTGCGTGGGCAGTTCTGGGACCTGGGCACGGCCGGGCACAGCTTTCTCAGCAGCTACGGGCAGATCAGCGCCGACGGCGACGCCCGTGGTGCGCGCCTGCTGAATATCTGGCTGTAA